The following are encoded in a window of Vespula pensylvanica isolate Volc-1 chromosome 2, ASM1446617v1, whole genome shotgun sequence genomic DNA:
- the LOC122627288 gene encoding cytochrome c oxidase assembly factor 6 homolog, which produces MSFPNKEDRLNCWSHRDEYWKCLDEAKSETDCNEFRKKYEQFCPSQWVKHFDRKREYLKFKERLELEGYVPEEKNQTSL; this is translated from the exons ATGTCATTTCCAAATAAAGAAGATCGCTTGAACTGTTGGAGTCATAGAGATGAATATTGGAAGTGCTTAGATGAAGCAAAATCAGAAACAGATTGCaatgaatttagaaaaaaatatgaacaatTTTGTCCTTCTCAATGG GTGAAACACTTTGATCGTAAAAGGGAATATCTAAAATTTAAAGAGCGTTTGGAGCTAGAAGGATATGTtccagaagaaaaaaatcaaacatctctttaa
- the LOC122627283 gene encoding cyclin-G-associated kinase, with the protein MSDYIRSAIGYLNGGTNTNEYVGQILEINNVKLRVNRLIAEGGWALVFAVEDVSTGKEYALKRLIAADEDTNKSIVQEIDVLKKLSGHPNIIQYLHAQCLEREGSKSVEYLLVTELCPGGTLADILRNIASNSLTLAQICKIAYQVTRAVHHMHNQQPEPFVHRDIKLENFLIGSDGLIKLCDFGSTTTNQILPNPSWNAQKRATLEDQMAKCTTPMYRAPEMMDTWNNEPIGPPVDCWALGCIFYSLVTLRHPFPDGNKLAILNAKYPPLPPNPRLACLYELIKGCLNISPTQRLTAAMLLDRLAAIAESNNFDLREPPKVEIAIKPPPPPRPTPPSNTQTSPPKPASTTAMPPLRPVPIQQSTVKSAVVAQPVGLFSSLKGGAGSFLRNIKDTSSKVMHSVQQSIARTELDASYLTSRILIMPYPADGIESAYRANHVEDVRNFLQSRHPLPTRIQLYNLSRGRPNVARLSGRHIDCSFAYASADSTAPLLSALYQICQDIYRYLNADFNRIVVLYCTDGYHASATVACALLIYAKALFSSEEAIALFTTRRCLPPHLQPSELRCINYMTFLSNGTFPHTEPLILRSLIIQPVPLFTRAKDGCRPYIEIYSNGAQVFSTKRQIYEEMRLFGMMEGKVCIIIGDATVRGDVTIVLFHARQQLGRVIGIKIASMHFHTGYVSLNENALIFDKQDLDEVPEVGGKFRIILNVMFGKNNSKLSRVPAPWEAEEGSKLVPDPLFGSTLEMEETLENFRTTIEKTENNDTPESVPETSVDNMVQEEISPIQNTIQEKEDKKDDILQEADLLNLGLSDSNTINNPNLTPAMDSGFDIFSSSSQNENDLLGGFGVFSQQETTKSSLSTINDPVQNDLLFGNDQSVKIESSKSNINVSNLLFDQNQSVTKETTEILFDPLSDTSSSNFLGGLTNSKSNVSKVPNVEENFPRNASVPNFAAQNKDPFANLAGSLGAGLTSSWNGTPRNSNTPQSASPAPASTPIHSSPNMHKSNTTNDTSNNDINAFSNKSTKASGDAFEDLLGSQGYNFFSSRKAEKDSPKTINQMRKVEAAKTMDPDRLKVTEWTEGKKGNLRALLCSLHTVLWPEAERWQRYEMHQLVTAADVKKAYRKACLAVHPDKQTGTANENIAKLIFMELNNAWSAFENDTSQQNLFS; encoded by the exons atgtCGGATTATATACGATCTGCTATAGGATACTTAAATGGAGGAACAAATACAAATGAATATGTTGGGCAAATTTTGGAAATCAATAATGTAAAACTTCGTGTGAACAGATTAATCGCCGAAG GTGGATGGGCTTTGGTGTTTGCAGTAGAAGATGTTTCAACAGGAAAGGAATATGCACTTAAG AGACTCATTGCAGCTGACGAGGATACCAACAAATCTATTGTACAAGAAATAGATGTATTAAAGAAATTGTCAGGCCATCctaatattattcaatatttgcATGCACAATgtttagaaagagaaggtagtAAAAGTGTTGAATATTTACTAGTCACAGAATTATGTCCTGGTGGGACTCTTGCTGATATACTTCGAAATATTGCTTCAAATTCATTAACACTTGCTCAAATATGTAAAATTGCTTATCAAGTAACAAGAGCTGTTCATCATATGCATAATCAACAGCCTGAACCATTTGTACATCGTGATATCAAATTGGAGAACTTTTTAATTGGATCTGATGGTCTTATCAAATTATGTGACTTTGGAAGCACTACAACTAATCAAATCTTACCAAATCCATCATGGAATGCCCAAAAACGTGCTACTTTGGAAGATCAAATGGCAAAATGTACAACACCTATGTATCGTGCCCCAGAGATGATGGATACATGGAACAATGAACCTATAGGACCACCAGTTGATTGTTGGGCACTTggttgtattttttattctttagtCACTTTGCGACATCCTTTTCCAGATg gTAATAAGTTAGCAATTCTCAATGCTAAGTATCCACCATTACCTCCTAATCCTCGGTTAGCATGTCtttacgaattaataaaaggatgtttaaatatttcaccAACACAAAGACTTACAGCAGCCATGTTATTAGACCGACTTGCAGCAATTGCagaatcaaataattttgatcttAGAGAACCTCCAAAAGTGGAAATTGCAATTaaacctcctccacctccaagACCAACACCACCTTCTAATACACAAACATCACCACCAAAACCAGCTTCTACAACAGCAATGCCACCTCTTAGGCCTGTTCCAATTCAACAATCCACAGTTAAATCAGCAGTTGTAGCACAACCGGTCGGCCTATTTAGTTCATTAAAGGGTGGTGCAGGTAGTtttttacgtaatataaaGGATACTTCTAGTAAAGTGATGCATTCTGTACAACAAAGTATAGCAAGAACTGAACTAGATGCTAGTTATTTAACGTcacgaatattaataatgccATATCCAGCTGATGGTATAGAATCTGCCTACAGGGCAAATCATGTAGAAGATGTAAGGAATTTCCTTCAATCGCGGCATCCACTACCAACTCGTATTcagttatataatttatctcgtGGACGACCAAATGTTGCTAGATTATCTGGGAGACATATAGATTGTTCATTTGCTTATGCATCTGCAGACTCTACTGCTCCTTTATTGTCTGCATTATACCAAATTTgtcaagatatatatagatatttgaaTGCTGATTTTAATCGTATTGTAGTTTTATATTGTAca gATGGATATCATGCAAGTGCTACAGTGGCATGTGCTCTTCTAATTTATGCtaaagctttattttctagTGAAGAAGCAATAGCATTATTTACAACAAGACGTTGTTTACCCCCACATTTGCAACCATCAGAATTGCgctgtattaattatatgactTTTCTTAGCAATGGTACTTTTCCTCATACGGAGCCTTTAATACTTCGCTCTCTTATTATACAGCCAGTACCATTATTTACAAGAGCGAAAGACGGCTGTAGGCCTTACATTGAGATTTATAGCAATGGTGCACAAGTCTTTTCGACTAAGCGACAAATATATGAAGAAATGAGATTATTTGGTATGATGGAAGGAAAAGTATGCATAATAATAGGAGACGCAACAGTTCGTGGAGATGTTacaattgttttatttcatgcGAGACAACAACTTGGACGTGTTATTGGAATTAAAATTGCTTCAATGCATTTTCATACAGGTTATGTGTCTTTGAATGAAAATGCTTTGATATTTGATAAACAGGACTTAGATGAAGTACCAGAAGTTGGAGGaaaatttcgtattattttaaatgttatgTTTGGTAAAAACAATTCAAAGTTATCTAGAGTACCAGCTCCATGGGAAGCAGAAGAAGGTTCCAAACTTGTACCTGATCCATTGTTTGGGTCAACATTGGAGATGGAAGAAACATTAGAAAACTTCAGAACTACTATAGAAAAG ActgaaaataatgatacacCAGAGTCTGTGCCTGAAACATCAGTTGATAACATGGTACAAGAGGAAATATCTCCCATACAAAATActatacaagaaaaagaagataaaaaggatgaTATACTTCAAGAAGCTGACTTATTAAATCTAGGACTTTCAGATAGCAATACTATTAATAATCCTAATCTTACTCCTGCTATGGATTCAGGATTTGATATATTCTCTAGTTCTagtcaaaatgaaaatgatctcTTGGGAGGATTTGGTGTGTTTTCTCAACAAGAAACAACGAAAAGCTCCCTGTCTACAATTAATGATCCTGTACAAAATGACTTATTATTTGGAAATGATCAGTCTGTTAAAATTGAAAGtagtaaaagtaatattaatgtGAGTAATCTACTTTTTGATCAGAACCAATCTGTAACTAAAGAAACAACTGAAATATTGTTTGATCCTTTGAGTGACACCTCTTCAAGTAACTTTCTTGGAGGTCTAACAAATTCAAAATCAAATGTATCAAAGGTGCCAAATGTCGAAGAGAACTTCCCACGGAATGCAAGTGTACCAAATTTTGCAGCACAAAATAAAGATCCATTTGCAAATCTTGCTGGGTCATTAGGAGCAGGTCTTACATCTAGCTGGAATGGAACACCAAGAAATTCTAATACGCCTCAATCAGCTAGCCCAGCTCCTGCTAGTACTCCCATTCATTCAAGTCCTAATATGCACAAGTCTAATACAACTAATGATACAAGTAACAATGATATCAACGCATTCAGCAATAAATCAACAAAAGCAAGTGGTGATGCGTTTGAAGATTTACTTGGTAGTCAaggatacaatttttttagttCCCGAAAAGCAGAAAAGGATAGTCCAAAAACGATAAATCAAATGCGCAAAGTAGAAGCGGCTAAAACAATGGATCCAGATCGCTTGAAAGTTACAGAATGGActgaagggaaaaaaggaaatttacgTGCTCTTCTTTGTTCATTACATACGGTTTTATGGCCTGAAGCAGAAAGATGGCAACGTTATGAAATGCATCAATTAGTTACTGCTGCTGATGTTAAGAAGGCATATAGGAAAGCATGCCTGGCTGTACATCCTGACAag CAAACAGGAACTGCAAATGAAAACATagcaaaattaatatttatggaaCTAAATAATGCTTGGAGCGCATTTGAAAATGATACATCTCAACAAAACTTATTTAGTTAA